The Acipenser ruthenus chromosome 11, fAciRut3.2 maternal haplotype, whole genome shotgun sequence region CATACAGGCTGTGTCCACAGCAGCACAGCTATTCAGCAACGAACAGCATGTGACTGCCCTATGAAGTATTTTAAGTCTTATTCAGTTAGTGTTCAATCAACATGGCTACGGCAGCCTCAACAGCCAAGTCAATCCTAAAATACAGAGGCCATTCAAAAGCACCCTTCTTTAATAGTATCATTGTGAAAGAGGCAGGATGCAGGGCAGCACCTCCCCACAGCGAGCGCTGAGTCTGACCCAGGCCATGTGCTCCGCTCTGGTTAGCCCGATGTTCACGATCGCTATCGGGAGCTTCTTCTCATGAGCTGCAAGAAGGAACCTGTAGCCGGAGTAAACCTGAAAcacaaacgagagagagagagagagaaacatctCGCTGGCAGTGCCGCTCATCCCTTTTTAGCTTTATGTGGCGGACAGAATGTTTCAACAATACATTTTACGTTACAATAAACGATCAAGGCTAATCAAACTTGAGAGTGACCGTATGACTCCATGTTCTGTGGGTCAGTTCAGGCTTTTTTAAGTCCCCCCACATGCATTCTGGTACGTGTAGTTCTGCTTCTCTGAAGAAACcagtgaaaggtacctgagacaggtcaaACGTACCAGATTGGGAGCCTGAACTGTCCCGGTGAACATGGCGTCCGACGGTCACCCTGGCGATGACGGATTGTTGCTCCGGCCTTACCTGGAGGGATGAGCCGGCCACCAGCAGCGCGTCGGCCTCCGCCAGGCGCTCGTGGACGTGTCTCACTTTGTCCCTGTCCACGGTGTCCCCGAAGAACGTGACGTCGGGCTTGAGGACCGCCCCGCAGCCCTCGCACCCGGGGACCCGGAAGTGCTGCACCTGCTCGTCCGTCAGGAACACGTCCCCGTCAGGAGCCACGCCCCCAGCCTCCTGGCTCCAGCCGGGGTTCAGAGAGGTGAAGCGGTGCTGGAGCTCAGACCTGGCAGTCAGAGCCCCGCAGCCCAGGCACACCACCCTGCCAGGGGGAGAAACGGACAGCTTTACCTGGGGAGGGGTTCACTGCATGCCCTGGGAGTACAACCCAATCACTTAAAGAACTAAAAGCAGCTTACAAATCTGTTGGCTGGAAAGGAGCTCTTGAACTCCCAGCAACCTTTGAAAGCAACTGCTGTGTCTCCTGTTATGCCCCATGATAACATGACTTCCTTCCAGACCCAGTCAAACTCAGATGAGGGATTTCCCCGTTACGATAACAGAATTTGAAACATTGCTCTCGGCACCTAGATTTactaaatcaatacctacagcactGACACCTTGCACCCTGAAATGTGGAGAGACGCACGTTTCAGCTCCTAATCCACCCTGGATTTTGTCATCATGACCCGTCTCATAGGCGGAGATGCAGCTTGCCCCTGGTGAAATGCTAAACAAGATGTACTGTGTGGAGCTGCTAAACATTTAGACACCTGTGTGCACAGCCGTGGAGCTCCGTCACTCGCTGGTGCCCTGCTTTGGAGTGCAGAGCGTCTACGTTCTGCGTTACCAGCCAGTGCAGCTTGCCCAGCCTCTCCCAGTTGCTCAGGGCCACATGCGCACGGTTAGGGTGATGAGACGAGAACTGTGGCCAGCCGACGAAATTCCGCGCCCAGTACCGCTGGCGCGCCTTTGCGCTCTTCAAGAAGTCTGTGTGCTGGATCGGTCGCCGCTCAGTCCTGGCGTAAAGACCGACTCCCTCCGAGCGGTAATCTGGGATTCCGGATTCCGTCGAGACTCCGGCTCCGGTGATTACAAACAGCCTTTTAGATCTCGACACAAAGTCCTGCAGGTCTTCGAGCTCTGTGGTGTCCAGGGGAGCGCTGGCTGGAACGAAAGCCAGGGTGGAAACCGCTTCCGCTGCGGAACTGGAGTTCCTGCTGTTGACAGTAAGCAGGCGACACTCGCCGGCAGctcttaatttaaaaagaaacctcatctgcaaataaatagaaaaacatgTAACACCTTTGGAGCGTATAAACAAAGTGGTGTGTCAACAAGgtctttttaaataaagcaagGTGGAATTAGAagcagggttaccatatgactccgtGTACACTAGGGCAGCAAGGGGCAGTTCGGGCTTTTCAACTCACGCTGCAATGCATTCTGGGAcgtttacctgtctcaggtaccttacACAGCaagactacacttaccagaatgcattggggtgcgagttgaaaagcctgaactgtcccacctggacatggagtcatatggtatcCCTAACTAGAAGGAAACTCATCAAATGTGCTTTCTAATTTCCACTCACCCGACTAGAaaactctttttatttttaacagctaACCATTACGTACTTCGAGGTCTAGCACTATTTCTCACAAcacttaaaacacacacagcgcGAATGTCTGATCAAAGTGCCTGCGTTTAAATATCGTACTGCAGTTATGGGATTCTTCAATCACAACACCGGGTTATTATTGTGCAATGACAATATTGCGCTGCATGCACTCCAGTAATCCACCGACCTTGTTTATTAATGCGCTGACAGtcagtctgcaaaaaaaaaacacgccacCTTTTCAATCAAACCAGAACTTTTCCAGCGTTCTGTCCTTCACAGTCTGTGACCGGAGCCGGGGAAAATTACAGcagtaaacagaagaaaaaacacCCACCGTTTATATTTTGGGAATGGTAGTTTAAACTGTGGGGCTCCTACCGCTCTTGCTAAGCAGTGGTTGCGTTTaaaaaaactacaattcccacaaAGTCCCAGTGTTCTAAAATACGCGTTTCATAACACGCGCACAGCGGGTTATAGTTTAGCAGCTGCACCTTCTGCAAAACGCCGTGatatcaattttttaaaaatctctaaCGACGTGCTGTCTGGGGTCGGTATAAAATAGCACACTAACTGGGGTGTTTCTTTCAACACCGGAAGAGGAAATCCACGAACACCCATACAAACCAAAATGGCTGCGcctgtttgttgaaatgtgttatttttggtCCCCAAACCAAAACACATGCTGCAGTAAGATCATCGCACATTACCACCACGAAGCTGTATTACACGACAACGGATACAACTCGAACAAAGGTCATTTtcacacagggttttttttaaggGTTTGTTTTTGCTAAACTCATTAGAATGTTTTAATTTACAATTACTTCGGCGCGGTGGTTTATGATGGTACATACGGTTTTTAAAGTGTTAGGACAATGTAACGACAATGACCCCTTAATATTTTATAACAGACATATTCCGTGGTATTTTTTGGAGAGAGTGAAAGTGCCGAAAGCTCTCCGGTACTGTTCAAACTGCAATGCTTGGTATACAACTCACCGAGCCGTGCACCCCGTCACGGGTTTCACAACTCTCagtgaaatacattatttatatgaTCAGGGAGCCGATAGTCTGATGTTAGATAAAGTGTACCTCCCTTAAACtgtagctgcatgaacaactcctgtAACGAACCCTAAAGATTCATTTAGGTGTGACTTAATCATGCTGTGCACAGCACATTCACCAGGAGCCTGGTTATTCAATATCGTGATTTATTGCGTGCAGTGTTCTTTGACTTTTCTTAGGGGGCGCTCTTGGCAGAACTGTATGAACCTCAACCATGCCAGTTGTTTGCAGCAGCTGTGAGAAGAAAAACGCCGTCCTGAAGCGGCCCAAGACCGGCTTCTCTCTGTGCAAGGACTGCTTCTTCTGGGCTTTCGAGGAAGAGGTGCACCAAACGATCTCGTCAGCCAGGCTGTTTACCGCGGGCGAGACCGTCGGGATCGGGGCGTCGGGCGGCAAGGACTCCACGGTGCTGGCTCACGTCATGAAGGTCCTCAACGAGCGCTACAGCTATGGCTTGGACTTGATGCTGCTCTCCGTGGACGAAGGCATCACCGGCTACCGGGACGACTCGCTGGAGACGGTGAAGCGCAACCAGCAGCAGTATGACCTGCCGCTCAAGATCGTCTCGTACCAGGAGCTGTACGGCTGGACCATGGACGCCATCGTCAAGCAGGTGGGCTTGAAGAACAACTGTACCTTCTGTGGGGTCTTCAGGAGGCAGGCGTTGGACAGGGCAGCCATGATGCTCAAAGTGGACAAGATTTGCACAGGTAAAATCAGATCCGCCAAGACTGGAGGTTTAAactcccggtcctggagggctgttccactccaggtttaacaggttaaatgagatcatgaactacttcagagtctggatgcaggtttaattggtttagatcagggttggaacaaagaccaggagtggaagagccagctttggccacccctggcttTACTCGTTTTTATGCTGCTGTTTAAAGACACCGCATGATGGAAATATGactgccattgcatagcagtttcatccattccagctgttgctatgagtttaataagacacacccgagcttgtaGCCTGtgcactgtagctaatcaagcttgcagtaaaattTGTGAAACTGCTAttcagtgggagtcttatttccatccttgtagaCACGTTGGTGCCCTCTAATGCAGCTTCCCGATTGGTGGATGATCTGAAGTCCTTGATTTTATACCGTGTGCCCCCGCAGGTCACAACGCTGACGACGTAGCCGAGACGGTGCTGATGAACTTCCTGCGGGGCGACATTGCGAGGCTGCGCCGTTGCACTGCCATCACCACGGGGAGCGAGGGGGCCATCCCCCGCTGCAAGCCTCTCAAGTACGCCTACGAGAAGGAGATCGTCCTGTACGCCTACTTCAAGAAGCTCGACTACTTCTCCACCGAGTGCGTCTACTCGCCCAACGCCTACCGCGGCCACGCCCGCGCGTTCCTGAAGGACCTGGAGTCCATCCGGCCGAGCTCCATCGTGGACATCATCCACTCGGGGGAGAACCTGTCCGTGAAGGAGGACGTGAAGATGCCGGTCCAGGGCATCTGCGTGCGCTGCGGCTACATCTCCAGCCAGAAGCTGTGCAAGGCCTGCGTGCTGCTGGAGGGGCTGAACCGGGGGCTGCCCAAGCTGGGCATCGGGAAGCACCACAAGCTCCACCACAAGCTCCTGTCCCAGGAGCCCCTgacagagaaggaggagaagaaacTCAAGGCGGTCGATTTCTGAGCGGGGCAGTGTTTGTACATCTTGAACTCGGGACTTGATTTGATCCGTCTGCAGCTGTACCAAGTAACCCCCCTGGATTACATCACCTACTTATTTTAGGGGTAATCTCTGGATAACCATGGATAAGTGGTGGATGCAATCTGGGTTGATTtaccctggtgctgtaaaatgctctaaaaattcAACTATATGTTGATCAAATCAACACCTACTATAAATAATGTAGTTAAAATGTATTTGGCAATCCGAAAGACAGCTAGTCAAAGACTTTTTTATCATCTTTTAGTATTGCTAAATGTCCTACCATGGCTTTGTAGTTCTGGAGCTTGACCTGTGTAATGctctatttaaaatgttaaaagtggTGCAGTGTTGCAGACAGACCAATACCACAGAATGGCCGTGCTGTAATATGCTTTATTGTACACTGTCTGGTATATGACTAGTTTATGGATACAGAATCTCACATTCTATTGGGGAGAAACATCATgagtaaaaaaaggaaataaaacaaaccacattGGATTAGCAAGAACCCTGcttcttattgtttttaaaactttatatCATTGAAATAAACGATTTCTACAAAAACCAAATCCTAGCTGGCAGGATTATTTTTAGCATGGactgtttattttacagcagTCGTCTAAAAAGATCTTGTGCCTCAAAACTGACTTTTAAAATACCCACCAGTTTAAGACACCTGTGTGTTAAAGCTTGCTCTTGTAAACCTGAGAAAGTGTTGCCCACTTTGCCCTGTACTGtgtttgacacacacacagcgtgtCCTGCAGGAAGTGTGCCCCCTCGTGTGGCACGCTGCTGTGTGCCGCCCTCGTGTGGCACGCTGCTGTGTGCCGCCCTCGTGTGGCACGCTGCTGTGTGCCGCCCTCGTGTGGCAAGCTGCTGTGTGCCGCCCTCGTGTGGCACGCTGCTGTGTGCCGCCCTCGTGTGGCACGCTGCTGTGTGCCGCCCTCGTGTGGCACGCTGCTGTGTGCCGCCCTCGTGTGGCACGCTGCTGTGTGCCGCCCTCGTGTGGCACGCTGCTGTGTGCCCTGCAGGGCGGGTTGTGGTGGCGGTGTGGGCTCTGCTCATGTCTGTGTCCTGCTGGGCTGTCAGGATACACAGTGAGGGCTCAGGAAATGTTTACTGCTCACTCAACACATGCTATCCACAGTGTTCTTGTGTAATCCGCGTCATGATTTCTGTTCTCCTCTCCCAGGGTAGATGTTTGCATTTAAAGTGCACATTAATCACCTAAAAGATTTCATTACAGTGCTGgcagttttaaaaatagctcAGCATGGTGCTGTGGCAGTCAGAAAGACACAAGAAGACTATTATAAGCAACATAAAGGTTGTGAACAGTGCCCCAGTGTAAAATCAATGTGTCCCTGGACGCCGACTTTAacaaataatttatatattaagTGGGTTTAACTGCTTGCCACCGCGTTTAAAATGCTCACGTCTCTGCTCCTATTAATGCTGGCTGAATGAAACGGGCTGTAAAGTAATGGCATATTGGAGAATGAGGAGCGCTGTGCAGCGGTACTCAGTGAGTCAGCTGCTTTGGGAATTAGACACAGCAGACTCATGACGTCAGGGGTTttggaacctttttttttaattaaacgcGTCGACCCATTGCTTGTTTTTATAGAATGTTTGAAAAGGTTCTCTTCAGGATAAAAAAGAAGACATCAAAAACCACAAGAATAAACTTTACAGAAACAGTTAATTAACAGAAAGCAGAGTGTTTAATCACTGCAATCACTGTGCCCAGCGGGTGCAGCAAACCGCATTCGGAAGGTGGAGAGGATAGATTGAGTTGCTGAGACAGCAGCGGCGGCCGGTGACCTTCAGTGTCAAACAAGCATTACTTAGGCTAAAGTGGGCAGGAAGAACATTGGGCCATACATAGATATGTGAAAACACACCGATgagctactatatatatatgagaatgaGATTCGCTCTCGAGTTAATAAACACCCTACTCTACTGGGCACTCGATGGAAAGCGTTCATTAACGTAAACAGATCACCCGCGTTTAAATCCATTTGCCACCTGTAAAGACTGCGCTATTTCAAACAGCAGAACGTGGTCAGTGCTGTTTGTTTTGCCCAGTTCTAGTTACACATTTACGAGAATGTAACTTACCTTCAAATACTTGGAAAATAGTTTTATCAGTGTGGGGGTAGGGCGTAAACCAAGACCTTGAACTGCATGCGTGTGTCCAAATACAACGCGGCCATGAAACACAACCAGTGCTGTTCCTGATGCTACAGCACTGACAGAACTAACCTGTAGCAGTCACATGCACTAAGCAACAGCAAGAGTTGTGTGCGGCATgtattatctgttttttttacaatacagtaAGTGTGAAACTTTTACTCCTTgcccatttctgtgtgctgtatAGTTGTTGTTTCAGTAGAGGTCGCGCTTTTCATAATTTTACTGCAGCTCGCATTCAGCGGCCTCACACAACTGCACAGTTTGAGACAGAAATACTGCGGGGAGCGAGCAGCGCGTCGCCGATCAGAGGGGCACGGAACCGCGCAGCGCGTCGCCGATCAGAGGGGCACGGAACCGCGCAGCGCGCTCCCGGAGACTCAGGGAAACTTCGGCTCGCCAGATAGACGCGAACAGATACGCAGGGATTGGAAAAAAATTAAAGCAAAGGTTCGTGCAGACAAAACAGAACAGCGGTCTGGGATTCACTCGCGGAACCATTCCGGTGCAAGCATGGAAGATCTCGGTAAGcctttgaataattaattaataggaatatatatatatatatatatatatatatatatatatatatatatatatatatattaattattgctgTGCAAGGGAAGCGGCGCATGTTGCTGGCATGGCATTAGTTGTGAGGGCAGGCCGCTGTGCCAGCACCGTGGTTGAGTAAGGGGCAGCCCAGTGTTTTGCAGAGTTGTGTGGAAGCGTAACGAAACGCACAGAACGGTTCAGAAGTCCAGTCTTGTGTTGCTCTTAACTTGCAAACACGAGCGATTCTCGGATGCGTTCTTGCTCTGCAAGGATTCGGAATGGAGGAAGACGTGAAAACTTCCTCTCCTGAGTGTCTCTCACGCCAGGCTGGACTCTGT contains the following coding sequences:
- the sirt4 gene encoding NAD-dependent protein lipoamidase sirtuin-4, mitochondrial, yielding MRFLFKLRAAGECRLLTVNSRNSSSAAEAVSTLAFVPASAPLDTTELEDLQDFVSRSKRLFVITGAGVSTESGIPDYRSEGVGLYARTERRPIQHTDFLKSAKARQRYWARNFVGWPQFSSHHPNRAHVALSNWERLGKLHWLVTQNVDALHSKAGHQRVTELHGCAHRVVCLGCGALTARSELQHRFTSLNPGWSQEAGGVAPDGDVFLTDEQVQHFRVPGCEGCGAVLKPDVTFFGDTVDRDKVRHVHERLAEADALLVAGSSLQVYSGYRFLLAAHEKKLPIAIVNIGLTRAEHMAWVRLSARCGEVLPCILPLSQ
- the LOC117427141 gene encoding cytoplasmic tRNA 2-thiolation protein 1 encodes the protein MPVVCSSCEKKNAVLKRPKTGFSLCKDCFFWAFEEEVHQTISSARLFTAGETVGIGASGGKDSTVLAHVMKVLNERYSYGLDLMLLSVDEGITGYRDDSLETVKRNQQQYDLPLKIVSYQELYGWTMDAIVKQVGLKNNCTFCGVFRRQALDRAAMMLKVDKICTGHNADDVAETVLMNFLRGDIARLRRCTAITTGSEGAIPRCKPLKYAYEKEIVLYAYFKKLDYFSTECVYSPNAYRGHARAFLKDLESIRPSSIVDIIHSGENLSVKEDVKMPVQGICVRCGYISSQKLCKACVLLEGLNRGLPKLGIGKHHKLHHKLLSQEPLTEKEEKKLKAVDF